The proteins below come from a single Podarcis muralis chromosome 8, rPodMur119.hap1.1, whole genome shotgun sequence genomic window:
- the DPYS gene encoding dihydropyrimidinase encodes MQKIWIRGGRVVNADCSQVADVYVEDGKIKAVGAHLQPPSLAGVQVIDASNKLVLPGGIDPHTHLQFPFMGTQSKDDFYQGTKAAVAGGTTMIIDFAIPQKGCSLIEAYERWRSWADPKVCCDYALHVAVTWWSDKVKEEMKILAQEKGVNSFKMFMAYKGVYMVGDLELHSAFSQCKQIGAVAQVHAENGDLIAEGAKKMLSLGITGPEGHQLCRPEEVEAEATLRAITIANSVNCPLYVVHVMSKSAATVIADARRQGKVVYGEPIAAGLGTDGTHYWHKEWSHAAAHVMGPPLRPDPATPDFLMNLLANGDLTVTATDNCTFDICQKALGKDDFTKIPNGVNGVEDRMSVVWEKGVHSGKMDENRFVAVTSTNTAKIFNLYPRKGRIAVGSDADIVIWDPKATRTISAKTHHQAIDFNIFEGMVCHGVAVVTISRGKVVYQNGVFHVAAGDGRYVPREPFPEYVYKRIRQRDQVCQPVPVKRAPYVGKVIAVAAEGK; translated from the exons ATGCAGAAGATTTGGATCCGAGGCGGGCGAGTTGTGAACGCGGACTGTTCACAAGTTGCGGATGTGTACGTGGAGGATGGGAAAATCAAAGCGGTGGGGGCCCATCTCCAGCCGCCATCCCTAGCAGGCGTCCAGGTGATAGATGCCTCCAACAAACTGGTTCTGCCCGGAGGGATTGATCCTCACACGCACCTGCAGTTCCCCTTCATGGGCACGCAGTCGAAAGACGACTTCTATCAAGGGACAAAG gCTGCTGTAGCAGGAGGCACGACAATGATCATTGACTTTGCGATACCTCAGAAAGGCTGTTCTCTCATTGAAGCCTATGAGAGATGGAGAAGCTGGGCAGATCCCAAAGTCTGCTGCGATTATGCACTTCATGTGGCCGTCACGTGGTGGAGCGACAAG GTTAAAGAAGAGATGAAAATCCTAGCTCAGGAAAAGGGTGTAAACTCCTTTAAGATGTTTATGGCATATAAAGGTGTCTATATGGTTGGAGATCTAGAGTTACACTCTGCCTTTTCTCAGTGCAAACAAATCGGTGCGGTTGCTCAAGTCCATGCAGAAAACGGGGATCTGATTGCAGAG GGTGCAAAGAAGATGTTATCCCTGGGAATAACTGGTCCAGAAGGGCACCAACTGTGTCGCCCAGAAGAAGTGGAAGCTGAAGCCACGCTGAGAGCAATCACCATAGCAAACTCTGTGAACTGCCCTCTCTATGTAGTTCATGTGATGAGCAAGTCTGCAGCCACGGTGATCGCAGATGCACGAAGGCAAG GGAAAGTTGTTTATGGGGAGCCTATAGCTGCCGGCCTTGGAACGGATGGCACTCACTACTGGCATAAGGAATGGTCCCATGCTGCAGCACATGTCATGGGCCCACCCTTGAGGCCGGATCCTGCTACTCCAGACTTCTTGATGAATCTTTTGGCAAA tggtGACTTAACTGTGACAGCGACAGATAACTGTACCTTTGACATCTGCCAGAAGGCTTTGGGGAAGGATGATTTTACCAAGATCCCCAATGGGGTGAATGGTGTGGAGGACAGGATGTCGGTTGTGTGGGAAAAAGGAGTG CATAGTGGCAAAATGGATGAAAACAGATTTGTGGCAGTCACCAGCACGAATACAGCTAAAATCTTTAACCTGTACCCAAGGAAAGGGAGAATAGCTGTGGGCTCTGATGCTGACATTGTCATTTGGGACCCCAAAGCTACAAG GACGATCTCAGCAAAGACTCACCACCAAGCCATCGACTTCAACATATTTGAAGGCATGGTCTGCCATGGGGTAGCAGTGGTGACCATTTCGCGaggcaaagtggtttaccaaaatgGCGTGTTCCACGTTGCAGCAGGAGACGGGAGATACGTTCCCCGTGAGCCATTCCCTGAATATGTCTACAAACGGATCAGGCAGCGGGATCAG